In the Phyllopteryx taeniolatus isolate TA_2022b chromosome 1, UOR_Ptae_1.2, whole genome shotgun sequence genome, CTGCCCACTCCCAAGCACCTCAATTTTCTTGGCAGAATGATGCCGAGAAGGTGGTTGTCGTCATCATGGACAAGGAGCATCATCCAGTTGAGAGATTTGTGTTTGAGATATCTCAACCGCCACTGCTCTCGATCAGGTTTGCACCCCCTCTTTCACAACCAGTATATtaagcataatttttttttaaatgtattattatttgttttagctCTGACAATTTACTGTCTCATGTGGAGCAGCTGCTGAGGGCATTCATTCTTAAGATCAGTGTGTGTGACGCTGTTTTGAACAATAATCCACAAGGTACAATCAGATTTTAACAGATACAATGACAACATATTTGTTAGACAAGCTTGAGTTTCCTTTCAGAATTGGTATTAACTTGTGTGTTTTGCTGTCTCAGACTGTTCATTCACAGTATTAGTTCATACGAGAAATTCTGCCACACGCAACATGGAGAAGGTTCAAGTCATCAAGGTATGAACAGGATGTACATCACTTTTAGGGTGGGAAACAATGATAAAGTCCCGTGGATATGCGCCTTGTGATAATTTGGGGGCTTGGCCTTTTTATAGGATTTCCCATGGATAGTTGCTGATGAGCAAGAGGTCTACATGCAGGAGCCCAGACTCATCCCACTGAAGACCTTGACGTCCGACATAGTGAAGGTGAAGGAGCGTACAAAGTTCTataaccctcatttgaaatctGAGCCATTGCACTTCTGCGCTGTCATGGCACATCTTTGTCATATTGATCAGTTTTACATGATTCAGAGGAATAGTTTTCCCTCAAGTGTGCAATTGTGAattaaaatgctttcatttgtGCTGTGTTCAATGGACAAATGTTTGAAGTGTTCTACCATTTGCACTTGACCAATACTATGTTGTGCTTTGTGACTGTTTGGAACAGATGCAGCTGTATGTGGAGGAACGAGCCCAGAAGAGGTAGCAGGAATGAGCGACACACAAGGCCAAGTTGATGGTACAGATGTGAAGAATGAAACGTTCCACGAgcaagtactgtatatcatatctTTAAGTCACCAGTAAGCTTGGACATGGACTAGATTACATTTGCAACACCAATAtttctcatgtttttgtcacatggtagtctttttttaatcattgaaaCTTCAAATTCAccaattgtttatttaaatttcCAATGCCACAGTGGCACAAAATTCATACCCAATTTTGGAGTCTTGACAGTTGGAAAATCAGGAGCAAAATGTTTCTTTGTCAATAAATCAGTGGAAATGTCAGATTTATTCATTCATGATTGAATTGCTTTGTGATTGTCCCTTTtctgtggaaaactgaaaattaCAAATGTGCTAGATTATCCAAAAGGCCTTTTCAACTATTGCGTATTCCATCAGCATCTATGGACGTAGTATCCTGTCACGTATCCTATGATGTAGACGGACACCAGTGCGGCCAGAGCTGCGGCTGCCTTGACTGCGATGCCAGTGTTGCCGGTGCACATTCTGTTGTAGAGCCTGAACGtaacacaacaaacaacattATCTTAACGCTGACTCTCTGCatcgtaactcaaaacagtcatatctcattcaaatgaattgaaatgccattaatccattccactTATGCTCATTCTTGTatgcgtgccttggccaccggggggcagtataatacagtcatacagacacaaatggaagagtttcacaactaaatgcctcagtaagctgcagtaatatttgtcgttttttagcattaagctagcggacattCAAAgtgatgtggttgttttaaagtttaattctctttgttttacgtttagtttgacagtaaagttCGACTGTGAGTGACAATCGAGAATATTTCACcatgtgccaaaatgctgccaccatctagtgctcgtatctcaatttATTTTGCTCACACTTCATAGCAAAAAAATCGAGCAACGACTGGTAATTCGAAAaagtcgtaagtcaaggtaccactgcaacCGCAGTGGTTAAAATGGGCTCAAAAGAAGAAACACTTGTGCTTGTCATCCCCTTGCCTACTGGCATCGTCTCCAACTACAAaacccaattccagtgaagttgggatggtgtgtagcacaaacaaaaacaagaatacaatgatttccaaatccttttcagttatttaatgttcaaactgataaacttgagtttttttttgttaataatcactcattttgaattggatgccttcagcacattccaaaaaaaagctgggacgggcaACTTTACCTTCACCTTTCCATTTAACAagaataagcgtttgggaactgagaacactagTTTTTGAAGCTTCGTAGGTcaatttctttcccatttttgcttgatcaTGTACAACTACTGTTGCTAAACAGTTCTGGGTctccattgttgtattttgtgcttcataatgcgcctcacatattttcaatgggagacaggcctggactgctggcaggccagtgtaGTACTGGCACacttttactaccaagccacgctgttggaACACATCCAGAATGTGGCttcgcattgtcttgctgaaataagacgGGGCGACCCTGAAatagatgttgcttggatggcagcatacactATGTTGTacacattcctcaactttcccagtcttttgttgcccctgtcccagcttttttggaacctgttacagacatcaaattcaaactgaaagaataataaataaataaaaaaaccaaTAATGTtcctcagtttgaacattaactatcttgtctttctagtgAATATTGCTTGAAaaggatttccaaatcattatattctgtttttatttacatgttgCACAACTTTCAAACGTCTTTGGAATTGGACTTTGTATTATGACGCTGAAATACTCAGGACAAAAGTACTTGTACACCCCTGCTAAGAATGTGGATCCCCTTCACGTTAACGTCCTGTAACTCTTTCTCTCTTGCCATTGGCCTTTCCGAAAAAGGCAAAACAACACATGCAGTGAGGTACCGGTAATTATTTGACTGACGTTGGCTCTGAAGGGATCCACTGAGTTGAGCAGACAACTTTGAGCCATAATCGTCGGGAAGGTTTTGTCGTGTCGAAACATCACGGTACCACTGAATCAGAATGTACTCACTTCGTCACAGTG is a window encoding:
- the mad2l2 gene encoding mitotic spindle assembly checkpoint protein MAD2B, which encodes MTTLTRQDLNFGQVVADILCEFLEVAIHLILYVREVYPSGIFQKRKKYNVPVQMSCHPELNQYIQDTLHCIKPLIEKNDAEKVVVVIMDKEHHPVERFVFEISQPPLLSISSDNLLSHVEQLLRAFILKISVCDAVLNNNPQDCSFTVLVHTRNSATRNMEKVQVIKDFPWIVADEQEVYMQEPRLIPLKTLTSDIVKMQLYVEERAQKR
- the smim1 gene encoding small integral membrane protein 1, with the translated sequence MDTNGAGSVQYDRWNEDNINMNVEASQSTVTKLYNRMCTGNTGIAVKAAAALAALVSVYIIGYVTGYYVHRC